One Acidimicrobiales bacterium DNA segment encodes these proteins:
- a CDS encoding GMC family oxidoreductase N-terminal domain-containing protein — MVEATWDYIIVGAGSAGCVLADRLSEDRSTRVLLLEAGGEDRSPFIRFPAGLLKIRAKYNWRYPAEADPTRKGAENVWDAGRVIGGGSSINVTAWTRGRRADYDHWAALGCEGWDYQNVLPYFRRSETFAGGASDYRGDHGPQHVSYSGIDHPINDAFIEAAEQWGLPYAHDLNGAAQEGVGRAQVSQRRGLRSSTARSYLAEARRRRNLTLRKHALVTRVLIEQNRATGVEYRVGGALKQATAREVLLCAGTIGSPKVLMLSGIGPEKHLRDVGLEVVVDSPGVGANLQEHAVVGFTYLVNRPTLNMELNARGVVHHGLQFLLHGRGGATASGSTALLFTRFPGSEAAAEGARRPDLEITFRPLAVSRNRPLKGPIPPEVDGITDMKPEKIPAVQTSVWLCHPRARGVVSLRSQRPEDPPRIEHQMLSEQVDIDGLVKGCRVAREIFGQDALRPYVVAELVPGSSAAADEELADYIRGAARGGHHYVGTCKMGAVTDGDAVVDPELRVKGVAGLRVVDASVIPELISGHTNAPVIMIAERAADLIRSAAVASPAARRS, encoded by the coding sequence ATGGTGGAAGCGACCTGGGACTACATCATCGTCGGCGCCGGCTCCGCGGGCTGCGTGCTCGCCGACCGCCTGAGCGAGGACCGCAGCACACGGGTGCTGCTCCTCGAGGCCGGCGGCGAGGACCGCAGCCCGTTCATCCGCTTCCCCGCCGGCCTGCTGAAGATCAGGGCGAAGTACAACTGGCGGTACCCGGCGGAGGCGGACCCGACGCGCAAGGGCGCGGAGAACGTCTGGGACGCGGGGCGCGTGATCGGCGGCGGCAGCTCGATCAACGTCACCGCGTGGACGCGCGGCCGGCGGGCGGACTACGACCACTGGGCCGCGCTCGGCTGCGAGGGATGGGACTACCAGAACGTCCTTCCCTACTTCCGGCGCAGCGAGACCTTCGCGGGCGGGGCGAGCGACTACCGCGGGGACCACGGCCCGCAGCACGTCAGCTACTCGGGGATCGACCACCCGATCAACGATGCCTTCATCGAGGCGGCGGAGCAGTGGGGGCTGCCGTACGCCCACGACCTGAACGGTGCGGCGCAGGAGGGGGTCGGCCGCGCCCAGGTCTCCCAGCGCCGGGGGCTGCGGAGCAGCACGGCGCGCTCGTATCTCGCCGAGGCGCGCCGCCGCCGCAACCTGACGCTCCGCAAGCACGCACTCGTCACGCGGGTGCTGATCGAACAGAACCGGGCGACGGGGGTCGAGTACCGCGTCGGCGGGGCGTTGAAGCAGGCCACGGCGCGCGAGGTGCTCCTCTGCGCGGGCACGATCGGGTCGCCGAAGGTCCTCATGCTCTCCGGCATCGGGCCCGAGAAGCACCTCCGCGACGTCGGCCTTGAGGTCGTCGTCGACAGCCCGGGGGTGGGAGCCAACCTCCAGGAGCACGCCGTCGTCGGCTTTACCTACCTCGTGAACCGCCCGACACTCAACATGGAGCTGAACGCGCGCGGCGTCGTCCACCACGGCCTGCAGTTCCTACTGCACGGTCGCGGCGGCGCCACCGCCTCCGGCTCTACGGCGCTGCTGTTCACGCGCTTTCCGGGCAGCGAGGCCGCCGCCGAGGGGGCGCGTCGCCCCGATCTCGAGATCACCTTCCGCCCGCTCGCGGTGAGCCGCAACCGGCCGCTCAAAGGACCGATCCCCCCCGAGGTCGACGGGATCACCGACATGAAGCCGGAGAAGATCCCCGCGGTGCAGACGAGCGTCTGGCTCTGCCATCCCCGCGCCCGCGGCGTCGTCTCCCTGCGCTCCCAGCGCCCCGAGGACCCACCGCGCATCGAGCACCAGATGCTCTCCGAGCAGGTCGACATCGACGGCCTCGTGAAGGGGTGTCGCGTCGCCCGCGAGATCTTCGGCCAGGACGCGCTGCGCCCCTACGTCGTCGCGGAGCTCGTGCCGGGCTCTTCGGCCGCGGCCGATGAGGAGCTCGCCGACTACATCCGTGGCGCGGCGCGCGGCGGGCACCACTACGTCGGGACCTGCAAGATGGGCGCCGTCACCGACGGCGACGCCGTCGTCGACCCGGAGCTGCGGGTGAAGGGCGTCGCCGGGCTGCGGGTGGTGGACGCCTCGGTGATCCCCGAGCTCATCTCCGGGCACACGAACGCGCCGGTGATCATGATCGCGGAGCGCGCCGCGGACCTGATCCGCAGCGCGGCCGTCGCGTCGCCGGCCGCCCGGCGCAGCTGA